One part of the Candidatus Kouleothrix ribensis genome encodes these proteins:
- a CDS encoding metallophosphoesterase, whose amino-acid sequence MFQRIIARSVLLLVVIVVAAVLPADAHEIAPAQGRALELSAVAVSVQEIDLDWTVAPELQPSIASFRISRDRQVLTTVDAATFTYADMALTATRRVRYAIEALDAAGKRLAAAQSDTIRTPAQPETADKAAPTEPEDIYLTPVAGAILLDWYYAIDDSDISAFLIRRDGRRLALVRSGTLRYIDTKVRPGQTYAYTIEAIDIVGKHSRPSQPLAAAPLAGSLSPGVRAQLLAGDPPAAALPNAATYNATLKRYPYLTDVVLSSATINWATDRSASTGSIKWGAVDAGGACTPSTTVAATKTNLTVNTVLEYQWKATLTLAPNTQYCYRVYLATTDLLGSDSSPRFWTQIPAGSSQPYSFAVFGDWGAVETTGANTDQANLIQQIASSEARFAITTGDNSYPSGSQNNYGDLVETGADLSGIFGPSFWKVAGASMPLFLAMGNHGLARSDSVHPHLLNWPQSVAVSSSGGRYVKDTYCCLNGTSSASYPSTWYAFDAGNARFYVLHVAWADSNVGTATAYKNDYDYHLAPGTPQYQWLVNDLATHPGGLKFAFLHYPIYSDKSTNSPDTFLQGANKLEGLLSSNGVNIAFSGHAHIYQRNIKPNANSLISYVTGAGGAKLEPIGPNGCSPVDAYGLGWSYSANGGAGAGSACGAAPVPSSRARVFHFLLVTVNGNQVTVAPTNSLGQTFDVQTYTFGGAIPTSTPTSPPAPTNTPTSPPAPTNTPTSPPAPTNTPTSPPAPTNTPTSPPAPTNTPTSPPAPTNTPVAGYVFSDGFESGTFSAWTSSGGLVAQSTVVHTGSFAAQGTTTNGGTYAKKTLATTYGDGYLRIYYNLLSASSQVNLLRLRTAADSSIAYLYIDTAGRLNLRNDAGAATVTSTVVPGAGWHALELHAVISGATSATEVWLDGVKIGALSVSTNLGTTPIGRLQVGEVQAGRTYNVLFDDSVFNTQPIGP is encoded by the coding sequence TTGTTCCAGAGAATTATCGCCCGCTCGGTGCTTCTGCTCGTGGTGATCGTCGTGGCGGCCGTGCTGCCCGCCGATGCTCACGAGATCGCGCCGGCCCAGGGCCGCGCGCTTGAGCTAAGCGCCGTCGCGGTGAGCGTGCAGGAGATCGACCTGGATTGGACAGTGGCCCCCGAGCTACAGCCGAGCATCGCCAGCTTCCGGATCAGCCGCGACCGCCAGGTGCTAACGACAGTCGACGCCGCGACATTCACCTATGCCGACATGGCGCTGACCGCCACGCGGCGTGTGCGCTATGCGATCGAGGCGCTCGACGCCGCCGGCAAACGCCTGGCCGCCGCACAGTCCGACACGATTCGGACGCCGGCCCAGCCCGAGACGGCCGATAAAGCGGCGCCAACTGAACCCGAGGATATCTACCTCACGCCGGTGGCCGGCGCGATCTTGCTCGATTGGTACTACGCGATCGACGATAGCGATATCAGCGCGTTCTTGATCCGGCGCGACGGCCGGCGGCTGGCGCTGGTGCGCAGCGGCACACTGCGCTATATCGACACCAAGGTTCGGCCGGGCCAGACCTACGCCTACACGATTGAGGCGATCGATATCGTTGGCAAGCACTCGCGGCCGTCGCAGCCATTGGCCGCCGCCCCCCTGGCCGGCAGCCTGTCGCCCGGCGTGCGCGCGCAGCTGCTGGCGGGCGATCCGCCGGCGGCAGCGCTGCCCAACGCAGCCACCTATAACGCGACACTCAAGCGCTACCCCTACCTGACCGATGTCGTGCTGTCTTCGGCAACCATCAACTGGGCCACCGACCGCTCGGCTTCGACCGGCAGCATCAAGTGGGGCGCGGTAGATGCCGGCGGCGCCTGCACGCCCAGCACAACCGTAGCCGCCACCAAAACGAACCTGACCGTTAATACGGTGTTAGAGTACCAGTGGAAGGCTACGCTCACCCTCGCGCCGAACACCCAGTACTGCTACCGCGTCTACCTGGCCACCACCGACCTGCTGGGCAGCGATTCGTCGCCGCGCTTCTGGACGCAGATTCCGGCCGGTAGCAGCCAGCCCTACTCATTCGCAGTCTTCGGCGATTGGGGTGCAGTCGAAACCACTGGCGCGAACACCGACCAGGCCAACCTGATCCAGCAGATCGCGTCGAGCGAGGCGCGCTTCGCGATCACCACCGGCGACAACAGCTACCCCTCGGGCAGCCAGAACAACTACGGTGATCTGGTCGAGACCGGTGCCGATCTGAGTGGTATCTTCGGGCCGTCGTTCTGGAAGGTCGCCGGCGCATCGATGCCGCTATTCCTGGCCATGGGCAACCACGGCCTGGCACGATCCGACAGTGTTCACCCGCACCTGCTGAACTGGCCGCAGAGCGTTGCGGTGAGCAGCTCGGGCGGGCGCTATGTGAAGGACACCTACTGCTGCTTGAACGGCACCAGCTCGGCCAGCTACCCAAGCACGTGGTATGCCTTCGATGCCGGCAATGCCCGCTTCTATGTGCTGCACGTGGCCTGGGCCGACTCGAATGTGGGCACGGCCACGGCCTACAAGAACGATTACGACTACCACCTGGCGCCGGGTACGCCGCAATACCAATGGCTGGTGAACGACCTGGCCACCCACCCCGGCGGGCTCAAGTTCGCATTCCTGCACTACCCGATCTATTCCGACAAGAGCACGAACTCGCCGGATACCTTTCTACAGGGTGCAAATAAGCTGGAGGGCCTGCTAAGCAGCAATGGCGTGAATATCGCCTTCAGCGGCCATGCGCACATCTACCAGCGCAACATCAAGCCCAACGCCAACAGCCTGATCAGCTACGTCACCGGCGCGGGCGGCGCCAAGCTCGAGCCGATCGGCCCCAACGGCTGCAGCCCGGTCGATGCCTATGGCCTGGGCTGGTCGTACTCGGCCAATGGCGGCGCGGGTGCCGGCAGCGCCTGTGGCGCCGCGCCGGTGCCGTCGTCGCGCGCCAGGGTGTTCCATTTCCTGCTGGTGACGGTAAACGGCAACCAGGTGACGGTCGCACCCACCAACTCGCTGGGCCAGACCTTCGATGTACAGACATATACCTTCGGCGGCGCGATTCCAACCAGCACGCCGACCAGCCCACCCGCGCCCACCAATACGCCGACCAGCCCACCCGCGCCTACCAATACGCCGACCAGCCCACCCGCGCCTACCAATACGCCGACCAGCCCACCCGCGCCCACCAATACGCCGACCAGCCCACCCGCACCTACCAATACGCCGACCAGCCCACCCGCGCCTACCAATACGCCTGTAGCTGGGTATGTGTTCAGCGACGGCTTCGAGAGTGGTACCTTCTCGGCATGGACATCGAGCGGTGGGCTGGTGGCCCAGAGCACCGTGGTGCATACGGGCAGCTTTGCCGCGCAGGGCACCACCACCAACGGTGGCACCTACGCCAAGAAGACCCTGGCGACCACCTATGGCGATGGCTACCTGCGGATCTACTACAACCTGCTGAGCGCATCGAGCCAGGTCAACCTGCTGCGCTTGCGCACCGCCGCCGATAGCTCGATCGCCTACCTGTACATCGACACCGCCGGCCGGCTCAATCTGCGCAACGACGCAGGCGCCGCCACCGTCACCAGCACAGTCGTCCCCGGCGCCGGCTGGCACGCACTCGAGCTGCACGCCGTGATCAGCGGCGCAACCAGCGCCACCGAGGTCTGGCTCGACGGCGTGAAGATTGGTGCGCTGTCGGTCAGTACCAACCTTGGCACCACGCCAATTGGCCGGCTGCAGGTTGGCGAAGTGCAGGCGGGCCGCACCTATAACGTGCTGTTCGACGATAGCGTGTTCAACACCCAGCCGATCGGCCCGTAG
- a CDS encoding MoxR family ATPase has product MERSSNPEHRLAMERVLYEIKKVIVGQDHLLERLVVALLARGHILVEGVPGLAKTMAIKTLAEAIGGEFKRIQFTPDLVPADLVGTRIYNQKTGEFNTSFGPVFTNLLLADEINRAPAKVQSALLEVMQERQVTIGRETFTVPRPFLVLATQNPIETEGTYPLPEAQVDRFMLKVLVGYPSTTEEFVIVERMTSPAQAVQMVLTSEQLLALQQQADRVYVDPALIEYAVRMVTATRTPKAHGLKELERYVMFGASPRASINLILAARALAFVRGRNYALPQDVRDLALDVMRHRLVLSYEALSDNVSADEVLTQILGRIAQPEVPLHEYARSHTHA; this is encoded by the coding sequence ATGGAGCGGAGCAGCAACCCCGAGCATCGGCTGGCCATGGAGCGCGTGCTGTACGAGATCAAGAAGGTAATCGTCGGGCAGGACCACCTGCTCGAGCGGTTGGTGGTGGCGCTGCTGGCCCGCGGGCACATCCTGGTCGAGGGCGTGCCGGGCCTGGCCAAGACGATGGCGATCAAGACGCTGGCCGAGGCGATCGGCGGCGAGTTCAAGCGCATCCAGTTTACACCCGACCTGGTGCCGGCCGATCTGGTCGGCACGCGCATCTATAACCAGAAGACCGGTGAGTTCAACACGTCGTTCGGCCCGGTGTTCACCAACCTGCTGCTGGCCGACGAGATCAACCGCGCGCCGGCCAAGGTGCAGAGCGCGCTGCTCGAGGTGATGCAAGAGCGCCAGGTGACGATCGGCCGCGAGACGTTTACGGTGCCGCGCCCGTTCCTGGTGCTGGCCACCCAGAACCCGATCGAAACCGAAGGCACCTACCCGCTGCCCGAAGCCCAGGTCGACCGCTTCATGCTCAAGGTGCTGGTCGGCTACCCTAGCACCACCGAGGAGTTCGTGATCGTCGAGCGCATGACCAGCCCGGCCCAGGCGGTGCAGATGGTGCTGACCAGCGAGCAGCTGCTGGCCCTGCAGCAGCAAGCCGACCGCGTGTACGTCGATCCGGCGCTGATCGAGTATGCCGTGCGCATGGTCACGGCCACCCGCACGCCAAAAGCCCACGGCCTGAAAGAGCTGGAGCGCTACGTGATGTTCGGCGCCAGCCCACGCGCTTCGATCAACCTGATCCTGGCCGCGCGCGCGCTGGCGTTCGTGCGCGGGCGCAACTACGCACTGCCGCAAGACGTGCGCGACCTGGCGCTCGATGTGATGCGCCACCGCCTGGTGCTCTCGTACGAGGCCCTGTCGGACAACGTGAGCGCCGATGAGGTGCTGACGCAGATCCTTGGCCGAATCGCGCAGCCCGAGGTACCACTGCATGAGTATGCCCGCAGCCACACTCACGCCTGA
- a CDS encoding trypsin-like peptidase domain-containing protein, whose translation MLAALLALLLYRVLLPAPAPLTARDVSESIAQALASATPAPAFSAQVYQIIQPSLVLIQTRAPGDDESGGLGSGVVIDDRGDILTSLHVVAGADTIQVTFADGSESAAQVLARQPEHDIAVLRALEPPAQIVPATLGNPQSLRVGDEAFVVGNPLGLYGSMSAGVISGFDRSFQPPHNGLRLRGLIQIDAAVNPGNSGGPLLNRAGAVIGIVAGLVNPSEQNAFAGIGFAVPINVAGAAAGLPPF comes from the coding sequence GTGCTGGCCGCGCTGCTGGCGCTGCTGCTCTACCGCGTGCTGCTGCCGGCCCCCGCGCCGCTGACCGCGCGCGACGTGAGCGAGTCGATCGCCCAGGCGCTCGCGTCGGCCACGCCCGCGCCGGCCTTCTCGGCCCAGGTCTACCAGATCATCCAGCCCTCGCTGGTGCTGATCCAAACCAGGGCGCCAGGCGACGACGAGTCCGGCGGCCTTGGCAGCGGCGTGGTGATCGACGATCGCGGCGACATCCTCACCAGCCTGCATGTCGTCGCGGGGGCCGACACGATTCAGGTGACCTTCGCCGACGGCAGTGAGTCGGCCGCGCAGGTGCTGGCGCGCCAGCCCGAGCACGACATCGCGGTGCTGCGCGCGCTCGAGCCGCCGGCCCAGATCGTGCCGGCCACGCTGGGCAACCCGCAGTCGCTGCGCGTCGGCGACGAGGCCTTCGTCGTCGGTAACCCGCTCGGCCTGTACGGCTCGATGAGCGCGGGTGTCATCTCGGGCTTCGATCGCTCATTCCAGCCGCCCCACAACGGCCTGCGCCTGCGCGGCCTGATCCAGATCGACGCCGCCGTGAACCCCGGCAACTCGGGTGGCCCGCTGCTGAATCGCGCCGGCGCGGTGATCGGCATTGTGGCCGGGCTGGTGAACCCGAGCGAACAAAATGCGTTTGCCGGTATCGGCTTCGCGGTGCCGATCAATGTCGCCGGCGCCGCCGCTGGCCTGCCGCCATTCTAG
- a CDS encoding VWA domain-containing protein: MDILWPGSLLLLGVIPLLVAAYIWMLRRRKRFTVRFSSLSLVYAARPRHSWLRRHLPFALFALALTSLVVALARPVAIVSVPAGQTTIVLAIDVSRSMCSTDIAPSRLEAAQAAALSFIARQRATTQISIVAFAGFAEIVQAPTTDQDALTAAVTSLTTGRRTAIGSGILTAINAIAEIDKNVAPSVTEAAPGSAPAPVPRGAYAPEIIVLLTDGVSNAGPQPLEAAQQALERGVRVYTIGFGTERGSLPVCAPQLQGGGSLDSSQGGGRDPQFGGGGGGGGGGFRRGIDEAALRQVAELTGGEYYAAESAGELQGVFENLPTYLITKHEIMEITVAFAALGALLAALAVLLSLRWHPLL, from the coding sequence ATGGACATACTCTGGCCCGGATCGCTGCTGCTGCTGGGGGTGATCCCGCTGCTGGTCGCGGCGTATATCTGGATGCTGCGCCGGCGAAAGCGCTTCACCGTGCGCTTCTCGAGCCTGTCGCTCGTGTACGCCGCGCGGCCACGCCACTCGTGGCTGCGGCGCCACCTGCCGTTCGCCCTGTTCGCGCTGGCGCTCACAAGCCTGGTGGTCGCGCTGGCGCGCCCGGTGGCGATCGTGAGCGTGCCGGCCGGGCAGACCACGATCGTCCTGGCGATCGACGTGTCGCGCAGCATGTGCTCGACCGACATCGCGCCCAGCCGGCTCGAGGCCGCCCAGGCCGCTGCGCTCTCGTTCATCGCTCGCCAGCGCGCGACCACCCAGATCAGCATTGTGGCCTTCGCCGGCTTCGCCGAGATCGTCCAGGCGCCCACCACCGACCAGGACGCGCTCACGGCGGCGGTCACCAGCCTGACCACCGGGCGGCGCACGGCGATCGGCAGCGGCATCCTCACGGCGATCAACGCAATCGCCGAGATCGACAAGAACGTCGCGCCGAGCGTGACCGAGGCAGCGCCCGGCAGCGCGCCCGCGCCGGTGCCGCGCGGCGCGTACGCGCCCGAGATCATCGTGCTGCTCACCGACGGCGTCAGCAACGCCGGGCCGCAGCCGCTCGAGGCCGCCCAGCAGGCGCTCGAGCGCGGCGTGCGCGTGTATACGATCGGCTTTGGCACCGAGCGGGGCTCGCTGCCCGTGTGCGCGCCGCAGCTGCAGGGCGGCGGCTCGCTCGACAGCAGCCAGGGCGGTGGGCGCGACCCGCAGTTCGGCGGCGGGGGCGGTGGGGGCGGCGGCGGGTTCCGGCGCGGCATCGACGAGGCCGCGCTCAGGCAGGTGGCCGAGCTAACCGGCGGCGAATACTACGCCGCCGAGAGTGCCGGCGAGCTACAGGGCGTGTTCGAGAATCTGCCGACCTACCTGATCACCAAGCACGAAATCATGGAAATTACCGTGGCGTTCGCCGCACTCGGCGCGCTGCTGGCAGCCCTGGCGGTGCTGCTGTCGTTGCGTTGGCATCCGCTGCTGTGA
- a CDS encoding glycosyltransferase, whose translation MSKLWWLLAGSMLAQKLWRHWLVRRFFRRPIPAAVRAPALVSILQPILSGDPTLADCLRANLGAQTRYPLEFIWLVDSDDQVAQALCRQLAAGARRPVQIVVLPPPGGRANPKMIKLIEGLNHARGDTICVLDDDTRLPDGGLEQCLPFLDQPQVGLAFGLPYYRSFENLWSGLVALFVNDHSLTTYIPYTALAEPFTINGMFYAVRRDLLERVGGFAGLEGVLADDFAIAGRFRRHGYRLAQTPLRHAISTTVRGPRHYLSLLQRWFIFPRESLLRHLGARDQLVLYGMGALPALFPLVLVATLGRRPARWAYALIYFGHSALAFRQINRDYLRGATPARYAWAAPLIEIIFPLQLLAALLSPQRIAWRGHVMQVEPGGGFHFVRRRDLSA comes from the coding sequence ATGAGTAAGCTGTGGTGGCTGCTGGCCGGCAGCATGCTCGCGCAGAAGCTCTGGCGCCACTGGCTGGTCCGGCGCTTCTTCCGGCGACCCATCCCGGCGGCCGTGCGCGCGCCCGCGCTGGTGAGCATTTTGCAGCCGATCCTAAGCGGCGACCCGACCCTGGCCGATTGCCTGCGGGCCAACCTCGGCGCCCAGACGCGCTACCCGCTCGAATTCATCTGGCTGGTCGATAGCGACGATCAGGTTGCCCAGGCGCTCTGCCGGCAGCTGGCCGCCGGCGCGCGCCGGCCGGTGCAGATCGTGGTGCTGCCGCCGCCGGGCGGGCGCGCCAACCCAAAGATGATCAAGCTGATCGAAGGGCTGAACCACGCGCGCGGCGACACGATCTGCGTGCTCGACGACGACACCCGCCTGCCTGACGGCGGGCTCGAGCAGTGCCTGCCATTCCTCGACCAGCCGCAGGTCGGGCTGGCGTTTGGGCTGCCCTACTATCGCTCGTTCGAGAACCTGTGGTCGGGCCTGGTGGCGCTGTTCGTCAACGACCATAGCCTCACCACCTACATCCCCTACACCGCACTGGCCGAGCCGTTCACGATCAACGGCATGTTCTACGCAGTGCGGCGCGATCTGCTCGAGCGCGTCGGCGGCTTCGCCGGCCTCGAGGGTGTGCTGGCCGACGACTTCGCAATCGCCGGGCGCTTCCGCCGGCACGGCTACCGGCTGGCGCAAACCCCGCTACGCCATGCGATCAGCACAACGGTGCGCGGCCCGCGCCACTACCTGAGCCTGCTGCAGCGCTGGTTCATCTTCCCACGCGAGTCGCTGCTGCGCCACCTCGGCGCGCGCGACCAGCTGGTGCTGTATGGTATGGGCGCCCTGCCGGCCCTGTTCCCGCTCGTGCTGGTTGCCACGCTCGGGCGCAGGCCGGCGCGCTGGGCCTACGCGCTGATCTACTTCGGCCATAGCGCGCTGGCCTTCCGGCAGATCAACCGCGACTACCTGCGCGGCGCCACGCCCGCGCGCTACGCCTGGGCCGCGCCGCTGATCGAGATCATCTTCCCGCTGCAGCTGCTGGCCGCGCTGCTCTCGCCGCAGCGGATCGCCTGGCGCGGGCATGTGATGCAGGTCGAGCCGGGCGGCGGCTTCCACTTCGTGCGCCGGCGCGATCTCTCAGCATGA
- a CDS encoding VWA domain-containing protein: MSFIWPAMLILLLLVPLAALLYARMQRRRRQVAARYGSMLAQAGAGSALGRRRHIAPALTLAGLAILLIALARPQALVSLPRVEGTIILAFDVSGSMAADDLKPTRMEAAKAAARDFVLRQPRTVRIGVVAFSDGGLAVQAPTSEQETVLAAIGRLTPQRGTSLGQGILAALNTIAAGDKPPDLLYSNRTPTPAPAARYPSAAIVLLTDGENNQSPDPLAAAQAAAERGVRIYTVGVGSPAGTTLRVNGFTIHTQLEEPALQQIAQISEGAYYNAENQEQLQAIYDTLDLQLVVKPEQTEVTALFAGAGSVVLLIGAICSMLWLGRMP, from the coding sequence ATGTCGTTCATCTGGCCCGCGATGCTGATCTTGCTGCTGCTGGTGCCGCTGGCCGCGCTGCTGTACGCCCGTATGCAGCGGCGGCGCCGGCAGGTGGCCGCGCGCTATGGCAGCATGCTGGCCCAGGCCGGCGCCGGCAGCGCGCTCGGCCGGCGCCGCCATATCGCACCGGCGCTGACGCTGGCCGGGCTGGCCATCCTGCTGATCGCCCTGGCGCGCCCGCAGGCGCTCGTGAGCCTGCCGCGGGTCGAGGGCACCATCATCCTGGCCTTCGACGTATCGGGCAGCATGGCCGCCGACGACCTGAAGCCAACGCGGATGGAGGCAGCCAAGGCCGCCGCGCGCGACTTCGTGCTGCGCCAGCCGCGCACCGTGCGGATCGGCGTGGTGGCCTTCAGCGACGGCGGGCTGGCGGTGCAGGCGCCTACCAGCGAACAAGAAACCGTGCTGGCCGCGATCGGCCGCCTAACCCCGCAGCGCGGCACGTCGCTCGGGCAGGGCATCCTGGCCGCACTCAACACCATCGCCGCAGGCGACAAACCGCCCGATCTCCTGTACAGCAACCGCACGCCCACACCCGCGCCAGCCGCCCGGTACCCATCGGCCGCGATCGTGCTGCTAACCGACGGCGAGAATAACCAATCGCCCGACCCGCTGGCCGCCGCGCAGGCCGCCGCCGAGCGGGGCGTGCGGATCTACACCGTCGGCGTAGGCAGCCCCGCCGGCACGACCCTGCGCGTCAACGGGTTCACCATCCACACCCAGCTCGAAGAGCCGGCGCTCCAGCAGATCGCGCAGATCAGCGAAGGCGCCTACTACAACGCCGAGAATCAGGAGCAGCTCCAGGCGATCTACGACACCCTCGACCTGCAGCTGGTGGTCAAGCCCGAGCAGACCGAGGTGACCGCGCTGTTTGCAGGCGCCGGCAGCGTCGTGCTGCTGATCGGCGCAATCTGCTCGATGCTGTGGCTCGGCCGTATGCCCTGA
- a CDS encoding DUF58 domain-containing protein translates to MSMPAATLTPERVVQRLDWHVIRRLDGLLQGDYRSLLYGYGVDFADLREYQPEDDIRYIDWNVTARMDTPYVRQYVEDREITAWFLLDLSPSMDFGALQSLKRTVLIDLVGTFARLLTRHGNRVGAILYGGQAARSIPARGGRLQVLRLVNDLLKQPPAARAPLTNLAALLEAGLHTLKRRSLVFVISDFISVPGWERALSLLSRRHEVLAIRLWDAREAELPDVGLIIMEDAETGEQLYVDTHDRHFRQRFHEAAQLREAALSAAFTRAGVDALALSTEEDLVRAIVRFAALRRQRRR, encoded by the coding sequence ATGAGTATGCCCGCAGCCACACTCACGCCTGAGCGCGTCGTGCAGCGGCTCGACTGGCATGTAATCCGCCGGCTCGACGGGCTGCTGCAGGGCGACTACCGCAGCCTGCTGTATGGCTACGGGGTCGACTTCGCCGACCTGCGCGAGTACCAGCCCGAGGATGATATCCGCTACATCGATTGGAACGTCACCGCGCGCATGGATACGCCGTATGTGCGCCAGTACGTCGAAGATCGCGAGATCACTGCGTGGTTCCTGCTCGACTTGAGCCCATCGATGGATTTTGGCGCACTCCAGAGCCTGAAGCGCACCGTGCTGATCGACCTGGTCGGCACCTTCGCGCGCCTGCTGACGCGCCACGGCAACCGCGTCGGCGCGATCCTCTATGGCGGGCAGGCCGCGCGCAGCATCCCGGCGCGCGGCGGGCGGCTCCAGGTGCTGCGGCTGGTCAACGATCTGCTGAAGCAGCCGCCCGCCGCGCGCGCGCCACTCACCAACCTGGCCGCGCTGCTCGAGGCCGGGCTGCATACGCTCAAGCGCCGCTCGCTGGTGTTCGTGATCTCCGACTTCATCAGCGTGCCGGGCTGGGAGCGCGCGCTCAGCCTGCTCAGCCGGCGCCACGAGGTGCTGGCCATACGCCTGTGGGACGCGCGCGAGGCCGAGCTGCCCGATGTAGGCCTGATCATCATGGAAGACGCCGAGACCGGCGAGCAGCTGTATGTCGACACGCACGATAGGCACTTTCGCCAGCGCTTCCACGAGGCCGCCCAGCTGCGCGAGGCCGCACTGAGCGCGGCCTTCACGCGCGCAGGCGTCGACGCGCTGGCGCTCTCGACCGAAGAAGATCTCGTGCGTGCGATCGTGCGCTTCGCCGCGCTGCGCCGCCAACGCCGAAGGTGA
- a CDS encoding glycosyltransferase: MIKISIERSIWALALLFGLDRLLKLAAVAHFFRRPPPPAPARWPTVTLLQPITRGVHGLAGNLGSRLALDYPAPIQHLLICDAHDPPSQATCHALAAAYPAATIELVLVAAPPGAVASKIEKLRAALPQANGAVLCFVDDDVALRPGALRTLLPYLDTPGAGAAFGLACYTSWRNAWSSALSGFVNANALLSYIPLTYLTQPFTITGHCYALRRATFDAAGGFEQMDGRIDDDHELARRLRRHGLGSAQTPMIYDVANDLPTAAAYLAQMQRWFVLPRRLMAPYLAPHDQLATVVGGAGTLLPSLIALLALLARTRGALAGLATTLAMFLIAYLHTERRYLGRATPPGRLPIVALGGLLAPLQIVWALLAGDQIVWRGQRLRLGRDGAVEVLE, translated from the coding sequence ATGATCAAGATATCGATCGAGCGCTCGATCTGGGCGCTGGCCCTGCTGTTTGGCCTCGACCGGCTGTTGAAGCTGGCGGCAGTCGCCCACTTCTTTCGCCGCCCGCCGCCGCCCGCCCCGGCGCGCTGGCCCACGGTCACGCTGCTTCAGCCGATCACCCGCGGCGTACACGGCCTGGCCGGCAACCTCGGCAGCCGGCTGGCGCTCGATTACCCCGCGCCGATCCAGCACCTGCTGATCTGCGACGCGCACGATCCGCCCAGCCAGGCGACCTGCCACGCGCTGGCCGCCGCCTACCCGGCCGCCACGATCGAGCTGGTGCTGGTGGCGGCCCCGCCCGGCGCAGTCGCCAGCAAGATCGAGAAGCTGCGCGCGGCACTGCCCCAGGCCAACGGCGCGGTGCTGTGCTTCGTCGATGACGACGTGGCGCTACGGCCCGGCGCACTGCGCACACTCCTGCCCTACCTCGACACGCCCGGCGCGGGCGCGGCGTTTGGGCTGGCGTGCTACACCAGCTGGCGCAACGCCTGGTCGAGCGCCCTGAGCGGCTTCGTCAACGCCAACGCGCTGCTGAGCTACATCCCGCTAACATACCTGACCCAGCCGTTTACGATCACCGGCCACTGCTACGCGCTGCGCCGCGCAACCTTCGACGCGGCCGGCGGGTTCGAGCAGATGGACGGCCGGATCGACGACGATCACGAGCTTGCGCGCCGGCTGCGCCGCCACGGCCTGGGCAGCGCCCAGACCCCCATGATCTATGATGTTGCCAACGACCTGCCCACGGCGGCGGCCTACCTGGCGCAGATGCAGCGCTGGTTCGTGCTGCCGCGCCGGCTGATGGCGCCATACCTCGCGCCGCACGACCAGCTGGCCACTGTGGTCGGTGGCGCCGGCACGCTACTGCCGAGCCTGATCGCGCTGCTGGCGCTGCTGGCGCGCACTCGCGGCGCGCTGGCCGGGCTGGCGACGACGCTGGCCATGTTCCTGATCGCCTACCTGCACACCGAGCGGCGCTACCTGGGCCGCGCCACGCCGCCCGGCCGCCTGCCGATCGTCGCGCTCGGCGGGCTGCTGGCGCCGCTGCAGATCGTCTGGGCGCTGCTGGCCGGCGACCAGATCGTCTGGCGCGGGCAGCGGCTGCGGCTCGGCCGCGACGGCGCCGTAGAGGTGCTCGAATGA